Proteins co-encoded in one Deinococcus ruber genomic window:
- a CDS encoding TetR/AcrR family transcriptional regulator — MTAVEHRKRLAAADRRQQILDASAGLFVARGFEAVSMADIAQVLQVSRPTVYSYFTSPEAVLDSLMTERLHLLWTRLEVQIVALMPGRSGTPPPPQMYAALFHFLLGERQTLELLHCGGGPAFQARRLAFLGELARRLEVLRPSILRFPHLPMLLTHLLDSVAFSAVRLSPEHAEELAQTLDAFMRGGVAGLPGHESPEEIPTEIG, encoded by the coding sequence ATGACAGCTGTTGAACACCGCAAACGCCTGGCGGCAGCCGACCGACGCCAGCAGATCCTCGATGCCTCGGCGGGGCTGTTCGTGGCACGCGGCTTCGAGGCAGTCAGCATGGCCGATATTGCACAGGTGTTGCAGGTATCACGGCCCACGGTGTACAGCTATTTCACGTCGCCCGAGGCTGTGCTCGACAGCCTGATGACCGAGCGCCTGCACCTGCTCTGGACCCGTCTGGAAGTGCAGATCGTGGCGCTGATGCCCGGCAGGAGCGGTACGCCGCCGCCGCCGCAGATGTACGCCGCACTGTTTCATTTCCTGCTGGGCGAGCGGCAGACGCTGGAACTGCTGCACTGCGGCGGCGGCCCGGCGTTTCAGGCCCGGCGGCTGGCCTTCCTAGGCGAACTGGCACGGCGGCTGGAAGTGCTGCGCCCCAGCATCCTGCGTTTTCCACACCTGCCCATGCTGCTGACACACCTGCTCGACAGCGTGGCGTTCAGTGCCGTGCGCCTGTCGCCGGAGCACGCCGAAGAGCTGGCACAGACCCTCGACGCCTTCATGCGAGGCGGCGTCGCTGGCCTGCCGGGGCACGAGTCGCCCGAAGAAATTCCCACCGAAATAGGGTAA
- a CDS encoding phosphatase PAP2 family protein — protein MARLLTPSLTRFRPAALLRLLLGILLPLLMVGALAEDVLEPQRRSLESPTLLWIHAHSSAALDHLAVVLATVGGAAVIAPLSALIALVLWWRWRQATPFFVVAVLGAALLNGLMKIAFHSPRPELWPRLVQESGASFPSGHSMYSAAFVLAVTLLLWRTPLRWPALVLGVLFSLLVGYSRLVLGVHYPTDVLAGWLTGTAWVLGTYSLLHPFGRSLQRVRA, from the coding sequence ATGGCCCGGCTTCTGACACCTTCATTGACACGGTTTCGCCCCGCTGCGCTGCTGCGGCTCCTGTTGGGCATTCTGCTGCCCCTGCTGATGGTCGGAGCGCTGGCCGAGGACGTGCTGGAACCGCAGCGCCGCTCGCTGGAGTCGCCCACATTGCTGTGGATTCACGCGCACAGCAGCGCCGCGCTCGATCATCTGGCAGTCGTACTGGCGACTGTGGGCGGCGCGGCGGTCATCGCCCCGCTCAGCGCCCTGATCGCGCTCGTGCTGTGGTGGCGCTGGCGGCAGGCGACGCCGTTTTTCGTGGTAGCGGTGCTGGGCGCAGCGCTGCTGAACGGCCTCATGAAAATCGCATTTCACAGCCCGCGCCCCGAACTGTGGCCCCGACTGGTGCAGGAGAGCGGTGCGTCGTTTCCCAGCGGGCACAGCATGTACAGCGCAGCCTTCGTACTGGCGGTCACGCTGCTGCTGTGGCGTACCCCGCTGCGCTGGCCCGCGCTGGTGCTGGGCGTGCTGTTTTCGCTGCTGGTGGGCTACTCGCGGCTGGTGCTGGGCGTGCATTACCCCACCGACGTGCTGGCAGGCTGGCTGACCGGCACCGCCTGGGTGCTGGGCACCTACAGCCTGCTGCACCCCTTCGGACGCTCGCTGCAGAGGGTTAGGGCGTAA
- a CDS encoding EthD family reductase, which produces MYKLTVLYPVPADPAAFDAHYSSVHVPLVHELPGLLRLEVAHVVATPDGSTPPYHLMAELYFADIESLQASMGGPQGQAAAADMSNFSSGATMLVCAVTP; this is translated from the coding sequence ATGTACAAACTCACGGTGCTGTACCCGGTTCCTGCCGACCCCGCTGCGTTCGATGCCCATTACAGCAGCGTTCACGTGCCGCTGGTGCACGAGCTTCCGGGCCTGCTGCGGCTGGAAGTGGCCCACGTCGTCGCCACCCCCGACGGCAGCACGCCTCCGTATCACCTGATGGCCGAACTGTATTTCGCAGATATCGAGAGCCTTCAGGCGAGCATGGGCGGCCCACAGGGGCAGGCAGCGGCAGCCGATATGTCCAATTTCAGCAGCGGGGCGACCATGCTCGTGTGTGCCGTTACGCCCTAA
- a CDS encoding aldo/keto reductase: MPVRPEGVAPSPRLGLGLAALGRPGYINLGHANDLEREYDPQVMQARAFEVLDAAHAGGIRHFDAARSYGLAETFLALWLTARGLGRSDVVVSSKWGYTYTAQWQVQAAQHEVKDHSLAAFERQWPESNALLGAWLRVYLVHSVTPESPLLTDTVTLERLVRLRDLGIMPGLSVSGPHQAEVVERALTLNVDGQPVFGAVQATYNLLEQSAGPVLRAAHAAGWTVYVKEALANGRLTSRATSLPAQLTELSQQRALTPDALALAFVLAQPFADVVLSGATTPAHLHSNLSAEQVQLDGAAVSLLAQSTESPETYWQTRSNLTWN, encoded by the coding sequence ATGCCTGTGCGTCCTGAAGGAGTTGCCCCATCGCCGCGCCTGGGGCTCGGACTGGCCGCGCTGGGCCGCCCCGGATACATCAATCTGGGGCACGCCAACGATCTGGAACGCGAGTACGATCCACAGGTGATGCAGGCCAGAGCCTTCGAGGTGCTGGACGCGGCCCATGCCGGGGGTATCCGCCATTTCGACGCGGCCCGCTCCTACGGTCTGGCCGAGACGTTTCTGGCGCTGTGGCTCACGGCGCGGGGGCTTGGCCGGTCAGATGTGGTGGTCAGTTCCAAGTGGGGCTATACGTATACCGCCCAGTGGCAGGTGCAGGCCGCCCAGCACGAGGTCAAAGACCATTCTCTGGCAGCCTTCGAGCGGCAGTGGCCCGAATCCAACGCGCTGCTGGGTGCGTGGCTCCGGGTGTATCTGGTGCATTCGGTAACGCCGGAAAGTCCGCTCCTGACCGACACCGTCACGCTCGAACGGCTCGTGCGGCTGCGCGACCTGGGCATCATGCCGGGTCTGTCGGTCAGTGGGCCGCATCAGGCCGAGGTGGTCGAGCGGGCGCTGACGCTGAACGTGGACGGTCAGCCTGTCTTCGGGGCGGTGCAGGCCACCTATAACCTGCTGGAACAGAGTGCAGGCCCGGTGCTGCGGGCAGCCCACGCTGCTGGCTGGACTGTGTACGTCAAGGAGGCGCTCGCCAACGGACGCCTGACCTCCAGAGCAACTTCCCTGCCTGCCCAGCTGACCGAATTGAGCCAGCAGCGTGCCCTGACACCCGACGCACTGGCGCTGGCCTTCGTGCTGGCGCAGCCCTTTGCCGACGTGGTTCTGAGCGGCGCGACGACCCCCGCCCACCTACACAGCAACCTGAGCGCCGAGCAGGTCCAGTTGGACGGTGCAGCCGTGTCGCTGCTCGCCCAGTCTACCGAATCGCCGGAAACATACTGGCAGACGCGCTCCAACCTCACCTGGAACTGA
- a CDS encoding zf-HC2 domain-containing protein: MTPCEECRDALPAFLLGDATEQEAQAVRGHLATCAYCTAEAAELSSVLTGLLHAAPEVAPPPALRARLLASAAASEAPTPLSLQAAPASRARAAGRGWAALGLGLAAALGAGMVALNVWPASPVLRRADVVVAAGSQVVIATSNASRDSLTIRRSDGHLERVSLAQARPAWYTGGVFEAGRAYLLDAANERVVVLNMGQGRVEGTMPAPGGAAGLAVLGGRIFVKTAASGELLTFGSGTLNAVSRTSLAAPTQLSQHDLMDGVLTLNGRLYTTQHTTGQVFALSDDGQTLLHTYAVGGAPVALEAWKGRLLVLDVKGRLLELNAGGSVSRTLNLVGTPDKLSVQGGSAYLTDRSGAVTVVDLARFAVTQRKMFGTPMDIVALPGGHLALADAVQGLLMLMPDLSPVPDTLSLKAQPLNGLAFRNESAVFYATESGYGGDQDSAFGAPPVS, translated from the coding sequence GTGACCCCCTGTGAGGAATGCCGCGACGCCCTGCCCGCGTTTCTGCTGGGCGACGCCACCGAGCAGGAGGCCCAGGCTGTGCGCGGCCATCTGGCGACCTGCGCCTACTGCACCGCCGAAGCAGCCGAGCTGAGCAGCGTTCTGACCGGGCTGCTGCACGCGGCCCCCGAAGTCGCGCCGCCGCCAGCGCTCCGCGCCAGACTGCTGGCAAGCGCGGCGGCCTCTGAAGCGCCGACGCCTCTGTCTCTTCAGGCGGCCCCCGCGTCTCGTGCCCGAGCTGCCGGGCGCGGCTGGGCGGCACTGGGACTGGGGCTGGCGGCAGCGCTGGGGGCGGGAATGGTGGCCCTGAACGTCTGGCCTGCCAGTCCGGTGCTGCGGCGGGCCGATGTGGTGGTGGCAGCCGGGTCACAGGTGGTCATCGCCACCAGCAACGCGTCCAGAGACTCGCTGACGATTCGCCGCAGCGACGGCCATCTGGAGCGCGTCTCGCTGGCGCAGGCGCGGCCTGCGTGGTACACGGGCGGCGTGTTCGAGGCGGGGCGGGCGTATCTGCTCGACGCCGCCAACGAGCGCGTGGTGGTACTGAACATGGGGCAGGGGCGCGTCGAGGGCACCATGCCAGCGCCCGGCGGTGCGGCAGGGCTGGCAGTGCTGGGGGGCCGGATCTTCGTCAAGACGGCAGCCAGCGGAGAGCTGCTGACCTTTGGAAGTGGCACCCTCAACGCCGTGTCACGCACTTCGCTGGCAGCGCCCACCCAGCTCTCTCAGCACGATCTGATGGACGGTGTGCTGACGCTGAACGGGCGGCTGTATACCACCCAGCACACCACCGGGCAGGTTTTCGCCCTCTCGGACGATGGACAGACGCTGCTGCACACCTACGCGGTGGGCGGCGCTCCGGTGGCGCTGGAGGCGTGGAAAGGGCGGCTGCTGGTGCTGGACGTGAAGGGGCGACTGCTGGAGCTGAACGCTGGCGGCAGCGTCTCGCGCACGCTCAATCTGGTCGGTACGCCCGACAAACTGAGCGTGCAGGGCGGCAGCGCCTACCTTACCGACCGCAGCGGCGCGGTCACGGTTGTCGATCTGGCGCGGTTCGCCGTGACGCAGCGCAAGATGTTCGGAACGCCTATGGACATCGTGGCGTTGCCGGGCGGCCATCTGGCCCTCGCAGACGCCGTACAGGGCCTGCTGATGCTGATGCCCGACCTGTCTCCGGTGCCGGATACCTTGTCGCTGAAGGCACAGCCTCTGAATGGACTGGCATTCCGGAACGAGTCGGCTGTCTTTTACGCCACAGAAAGCGGGTACGGCGGCGATCAGGACTCGGCGTTCGGCGCTCCGCCCGTGTCGTAA
- a CDS encoding RNA polymerase sigma factor, protein MRDERRNMPAGTAPARKVAAVPVPAPVDEDDTALLARFVQRDQLALATLYDRYSGAAYGLALQVLRDQSAAQETVHDAFMKLWERPALFDPARAAFSTFLLTIVRNAAISRLRGVRFTQSLEDEEGQPLPFADERVNLPERAEEQAQSSRIVAALATLKPVQRETVERAFYRGESREEIAEAMAVPVGTVKSRLKYALDRLRGLLESEGDEL, encoded by the coding sequence ATGCGCGACGAACGCCGGAACATGCCTGCTGGCACCGCGCCTGCGAGGAAGGTGGCGGCTGTGCCCGTGCCTGCTCCTGTAGACGAAGACGATACGGCGCTGCTCGCCCGCTTCGTGCAGCGCGACCAGTTGGCGCTGGCGACCCTATACGACCGGTACAGCGGCGCGGCCTACGGACTGGCGCTTCAGGTGCTGCGCGACCAGTCGGCAGCGCAGGAGACGGTTCACGACGCTTTTATGAAGCTCTGGGAGCGGCCCGCCCTGTTCGATCCGGCCCGCGCCGCCTTCTCGACCTTCCTGCTGACCATCGTTCGGAACGCGGCCATTTCGCGGCTGCGCGGCGTGCGGTTCACTCAGTCGCTCGAAGACGAGGAAGGCCAGCCGCTGCCGTTTGCCGACGAGCGCGTGAATCTGCCGGAAAGGGCCGAGGAGCAGGCGCAGTCGAGCCGGATCGTGGCGGCGCTGGCAACCCTCAAGCCGGTGCAGCGCGAGACGGTCGAGCGGGCATTTTACCGGGGCGAGTCGCGAGAGGAGATTGCCGAGGCGATGGCGGTGCCGGTCGGCACGGTCAAGAGTCGCCTGAAATACGCACTGGACCGGCTGCGGGGTCTGCTGGAATCCGAGGGAGATGAACTGTGA
- the msrP gene encoding protein-methionine-sulfoxide reductase catalytic subunit MsrP codes for MTDSNKKPQEPASRIVTPTSSRREFLKSAGLFTGTAALLGGGLELLSRHPGASAESAVPGSPIVQAKRPLGPYDTSEPVTPYEQATTYNNYYEFGTDKADPARMAGTLHTRPWTIKIDGEVKKPQTVDIDTLQSWFPLEDRIYRMRCVEGWSMVMPWLGFPLGSLIRRLEPTSKAKYVQFTALLDPKQFPGQRADVLNWPYVEGLRLDEALHPLAFMAVGLNGRILPGQNGAPLRLVVPWKYGFKGIKAIVRITLTAKQPQTTWSLAAPDEYGFYANVNPKVDHPRWSQATERRIGELSRRPTLPFNGYAKEVASLYSGMDLRKFF; via the coding sequence ATGACCGATTCCAACAAGAAGCCGCAGGAACCCGCCTCCCGTATCGTCACGCCCACGTCTTCCCGCCGCGAATTTCTGAAGAGCGCGGGCCTGTTCACCGGAACGGCAGCGCTGCTGGGCGGCGGGCTGGAACTGCTCAGCCGTCATCCGGGGGCGTCTGCCGAGTCGGCGGTGCCGGGCAGCCCGATTGTGCAGGCCAAGCGTCCACTGGGGCCATACGACACCTCTGAACCCGTCACGCCCTACGAGCAGGCGACCACCTACAACAACTACTACGAATTCGGCACCGACAAGGCCGACCCGGCGCGAATGGCCGGAACGCTGCACACCCGCCCCTGGACGATCAAAATCGACGGCGAGGTCAAGAAGCCGCAGACGGTGGACATCGATACCTTGCAGTCGTGGTTTCCGCTGGAAGACCGCATCTACCGGATGCGCTGTGTGGAAGGCTGGTCGATGGTGATGCCCTGGCTGGGCTTTCCGCTGGGCAGCCTGATTCGCCGCCTGGAGCCGACCAGCAAGGCCAAATACGTGCAGTTCACGGCGCTGCTCGACCCCAAGCAGTTTCCCGGTCAGCGGGCCGACGTGCTGAACTGGCCGTATGTGGAAGGGCTGCGGCTCGATGAAGCGCTGCACCCGCTGGCCTTCATGGCGGTGGGTCTGAACGGGCGCATCCTGCCGGGCCAGAACGGTGCGCCGCTGCGACTGGTGGTGCCCTGGAAGTACGGCTTCAAGGGCATCAAGGCCATCGTGCGGATCACACTGACCGCCAAGCAGCCGCAGACCACCTGGAGCCTCGCCGCGCCCGACGAATACGGCTTCTATGCCAACGTCAATCCTAAGGTCGATCATCCGCGCTGGAGTCAGGCCACCGAGCGCCGCATCGGAGAGCTGAGCCGCCGCCCCACGCTGCCCTTCAACGGCTATGCCAAAGAAGTCGCCAGCCTGTACAGCGGCATGGACCTGAGGAAATTCTTCTGA